The proteins below come from a single Eucalyptus grandis isolate ANBG69807.140 chromosome 3, ASM1654582v1, whole genome shotgun sequence genomic window:
- the LOC104438085 gene encoding heat stress transcription factor A-9: protein MGSRSPLYLNLTRIGSARSQSKPRADELGCCGSVSHSGPSPEVAIGDGKIGAGSRLHSCPSRPDPCLALAVKAAKVIEEVEEEEVATIADPRDGTILLPSCSRQAAADDVAKPMEGLGEAGPTPFLRKTYQMVSDPGTDPVVSWGLRRDSFVVWDQREFSKQVLPRYFKHSNFSSFIRQLNTYGFRKINPDRWEFVNQGFQKGNKHLLKNIKRRCKFSEHRKTSSSTVTSDYQKAENEVELNTLKKGQEVLKTKILKLREERKSFQHEIEQVAERVRHAECRNQQIFLFLTKAAKSPNFVHHLIQKKSQKRDLETCESSKKSKLLGSDAEATKFLNEAMDHMIKSPNVDCLRISDDLAQTEHWPNMVVLEDFDTIQMHNTWPSMDGEDFRVLLGQTPDQMARASPSDLSSVLDGMSEKLLGEDMAIGDDADNIEVEDNLTVNDTGIYLELEGLIDGWGTK from the exons ATGGGGTCCCGGTCGCCCTTGTACTTGAACCTAACCCGAATCGGTTCTGCTCGGTCACAATCAAAGCCCCGTGCAGACGAGCTAGGATGCTGTGGGTCGGTTTCCCATTCGGGTCCCTCGCCAGAAGTAGCCATTGGCGATGGCAAGATTGGAGCTGGGTCGCGCTTGCATTCATGCCCGAGCCGGCCCGACCCCTGTTTGGCTCTGGCTGTGAAGGCGGCGAAGGTCATAGAGGaagtggaagaggaggaggtCGCGACCATTGCTGATCCCAGGGATGGGACCATTTTATTGCCGTCGTGCTCGCGGCAGGCAGCAGCGGACGATGTGGCGAAGCCGATGGAGGGGCTGGGAGAGGCGGGGCCAACGCCGTTCCTGAGGAAGACGTATCAGATGGTGTCGGACCCGGGTACGGACCCGGTGGTGTCGTGGGGTTTGAGGCGGGACAGCTTCGTGGTGTGGGACCAGCGGGAGTTCTCCAAGCAGGTCCTGCCTCGATACTTCAAGCACTCCAACTTTTCCAGCTTCATCAGGCAGCTCAACACTTAC GGTTTTAGGAAGATCAATCCAGATCGATGGGAGTTTGTGAACCAAGGTTTTCAGAAAGGGAATAAGCACTTGCTGAAGAATATAAAGAGGAGATGCAAATTCAGTGAGCATAGAAAAACATCGAGTAGTACTGTCACCTCTGATTACCAGAAAgctgaaaatgaagtggaacTCAACACGCTTAAGAAGGGCCAGGAAGTGTTGAAGACCAAGATCCTTAAACTAAGAGAAGAGCGGAAGAGCTTTCAGCATGAGATTGAGCAAGTCGCAGAGCGGGTTCGCCATGCTGAGTGCAGGAACCAGCAGATATTCCTCTTCCTCACAAAAGCAGCCAAAAGCCCCAACTTTGTCCATCATTTAATCCAGAAGAAGAGCCAGAAGAGAGATTTAGAGACTTGTGAATCAAGCAAGAAGAGCAAATTGCTTGGTTCCGATGCTGAAGCCACCAAATTCTTGAATGAAGCAATGGATCACATGATTAAAAGCCCAAACGTTGATTGCCTGAGAATCAGTGATGATTTGGCACAGACGGAGCATTGGCCAAATATGGTCGTGCTGGAGGATTTTGACACCATTCAGATGCACAATACATGGCCTTCAATGGATGGTGAGGATTTCAGAGTTTTGCTGGGTCAGACGCCCGATCAGATGGCCAGAGCTAGTCCGTCTGATTTGTCTTCGGTATTGGATGGGATGTCCGAGAAACTACTCGGGGAAGACATGGCTATTGGCGACGATGCAGACAACATAGAAGTAGAAGACAACCTGACAGTGAATGACACGGGAATCTATCTTGAACTGGAGGGTCTGATTGATGGATGGGGTACCAAGTGA